One Anaerobaca lacustris DNA window includes the following coding sequences:
- a CDS encoding M48 family metallopeptidase, with protein MGGLLNRIVETWEVPDVGPVAVAVSDRARYARITIKRDGTVKLVLPRRASLEQGKQFLRNGTQWIQKHLQRARVEPAAPRIDRAHARRSLVERLEHLAIRHGFVYNKVFVKNQKTLWGSCSSANNINLNVNLARLPDELRDYVLIHELVHTRHKNHSRRFWAALNAIVGDGRQLQRQLRRYQPRS; from the coding sequence GGTGGGCTTCTGAACAGGATCGTTGAGACGTGGGAAGTTCCGGATGTCGGTCCGGTGGCCGTGGCGGTTTCGGATCGGGCCCGCTATGCGCGGATCACGATCAAGCGGGACGGCACGGTGAAGCTGGTCCTGCCCAGGCGGGCATCTCTCGAACAGGGAAAGCAGTTCCTCAGGAACGGCACGCAGTGGATTCAGAAACATCTGCAGCGGGCTCGTGTCGAACCGGCGGCCCCCCGGATCGACCGGGCCCATGCCAGGCGATCGCTTGTCGAGCGACTCGAACACCTGGCGATACGGCATGGGTTCGTGTACAATAAGGTCTTCGTGAAGAACCAGAAGACCCTGTGGGGCAGTTGCTCGTCGGCCAACAATATCAACCTGAACGTGAACCTCGCCCGCCTGCCGGATGAACTGAGGGACTACGTTCTCATTCACGAGTTGGTCCATACCCGGCACAAGAACCACAGTCGCCGCTTCTGGGCGGCGCTGAATGCCATTGTCGGCGACGGCAGGCAACTCCAGCGCCAACTTCGCCGCTACCAGCCGCGATCGTAG